The DNA region ATTAGGGCTGTACTGATATAGGCAGGACCTCTTCCGCTGCACAACCTCTCTCctccaaatcctccaacCAACCGCCTACGAAGAACAAATCCGCTCTCTAATTGACATCTACCGCTACGAAGGCTACCTTCCCGACGCTCGCTCGTCAAACTACAACGGCCGCACACAAGGTGGTTCCAACGCAGACAATATCCTCGCTGATGCTTACGTGAAAGGTGTCCGTGGCGCGGTAGACTGGGAAGATGGGTACAGGGCCATGCTGAAGGACGCGGAGGTTACGCCGGCAAACGAACCCGTTGATTCCATGGCGCCCGACTCCTCGACTAAAGAAGGGAGAGGGGCGTTGCCGGATTGGAAGGCGTTGGGGTATATCACGCCGAAGTATAGTCGGGCTGTTACGCGTGCGGTGGAGTATTCATGCAACGACTTTGGACTGTACCAGGTTGCTTCTGGGTTGGGAAAGAGCGATGATGCGGAGAAGTACTTGAATCGATCCCGCAACTGGCGGAATCATTTCAACTCTGGCCAGACTTCATTGGGGTTCAAGGGGTTCGTGGTCCCGCGTAACTCGTCGGGATTTATCGAAACGGATCCCCTCAATGACAGCGGATACTGGAGCGACCCGTATTACGAGGCAAGCTCATGGGCATACACCTGGGCCGCCGTGCACGATATGAAACACATGATCGAGCTAATGGGCGGACGCCAAACCGTGCTCAACCGACTAGACACCATGTTCACGCCAGGCGCTGATGGCTCTGACTCGGGGATGATTTTTGATCCTACTAATGAACCGTACGTCCCTTCCCCAGATGCTACACCCTCCACTTGGCTCTTGCTAATAAAGAAGAATGTTCAACATCCCCTACCTCTATCACTACATCTCCCGCCCCGACCTCTCAACACTCCGCTCCCGCCGCATCGCCAAAGAACACTACTCAACTGGCAAATCCGGCCTTCCCGGAAACTCCGACACCGGCGCCATGCAATCCTGGCTGCTCTGGAACATGATTGGTCTGTACCCGATAACCGGACAGACGACTTTCCTGATCCACGCGCCGTGGTTCGAGTCTCTTGCTGTTGATTTGGGGGACGGGAAGACGTTAGAAGTTACTGCGAGGGGCGGCGATGCCGATGGTGATGGGGAGAAGGTTTATGTGCAGGGATTGAAGGTTAATGGGgagaggtggaggaggagttGGGTGGATTGGAGTGATGTTTTTGAAAGTGGTGGCAAGTTGGAGTTTGAGTTGGGAAGTAGGGCTGTTAATTGGACGGATGGGAAGGTGCCGCCTAGTCCGGCGTCGTGATGCGTTTGAATGTATGTATTTTGAGTGAAGATGAAGTTGTAGTAGTACTGAGTACCGAAGAGACTTGTCAATTATGTCTCGCAGATAGATATAGGAATCGTAAACTTGATATCATCATATCAGGCAAACATCTGCAAATAACATGACCAGAAAGATCAGATACCAGGGCAGAGTCAAGGACAATTTCTGCCTATCGTCGCGGACACAAGGGCCAAATCTTCCCAGAATTCCCTCTCATTCAACAAACAAGCATCACTCGCATCTACAGATAAAAGTTCTACTCGCACCACAGAACATATGGCCATGGACTGGATCACCTCCGTCGAGGACCTGCTCCGTATGCAGGAACATCAACGTGCTTCGCAccattgggcttcttcagCTCCTGGTACTGGCACTAGTGCTGGTACTACCACTTCAACTGCTACTACTGCTTCAAGCTCTACTGCTACCACTAACGCCAAAGCAGCATCAAATTCAGCGTTGCCGTGGTATGATACGCACGGCTGGTCTTTAAAACCCTTGTTGGAAACGGGCAGTGCAACCAATTGTTGATGGTGCTGCGAAGGGACACGATATCGACAGTTGGTCAGGAGTCAGTCAAATAGCTTCATTCCTGAATTAGATGATATAGAATTCCGCCttcttggtttcttttcctttaCTACTGGTATTCTACCTGAGACATGACTAGAATCCCAGACGTCCAGACATTCACGCATCCTTGACGGTGACAAAGATATTAACCCTACTATTACTACACAGACAGAGTATTCAAAACCCGTTTACCCCATAAgaacctcttcctctccctcttctaTCTCACCTTCAACCATTTGGATCATCTACAGTTCACAGCTATCGACTACCAACTACCAAAAATACCGCCTCGCCATGGACTGGATTACGTCTGCCGAAAACATCCTCCACATCCAAGAACGACAACGCTTGCCGCCTAAGCATTCATACCCCGAGGCCGCTCCTCCTACTACTACTTTACCTGCCACTATGGCGACTCCTGCTACTTCGATTTCCAAAGCTACCACTGAAGCAGCATCGGCATCACCATTGCCGTGGCAGAAGCCGCATGGGTGGTTTGGAAGGCTAGTTTGCTTTATTAAGGCCAGAGCCGATAACAGACCTCGGCACGATTGTGTGTTGGGCTCTAGCTCTGGGAGTTTCAACAAGGCACCCTTATTCTGTCTTTCCTTTGTTACTATTGGTTGTTCAATGGGTATAATACGGGGTTTGATATCAACAGGTTGGATCCGGAAGGGTTGTACTAGTTTGGTTGGGAGAATAATGCACTCTCATTGGTTTTTTGGTATTCAGATTATACGTGGAACTAAAAGCACAGCTGCAAATATCAATCCTATCCCCGAACTGCCGCTTCCTAGAGGTCCTTTGCTATGTATGAACGGTTGCCTTGCCGGTGGTGATATCAGAATTGTGCGCTGATATCCAAGCAGATATATGCCTACTAAACACCTTCTCACCTCACCTCACTCACTCATCACATCACCAAATGATTAGGTGACAACTACCAACATCACAATcaacaagcaaagaaaatGTGCAAACCAAACTACATCTTCATTCCCacacccaaccccaaccacaaccacaaccacaactgtaatgggccgaagccttgctatctaatatatagatatgtacaaaagaactcgttggggaaaggaaagaaagaaagaaagacacgctggcggtggatttatatactcgtgatcaggtgatctacgatcacctgacttcggcacgctcttgtgaatagcttcaatcgagaaccatttatggttcgaggtgcctttcgggcctagcccgttacattaccccccttcctcgtcgcctccgcgatcgccccccggcgtggggtggctcatttggtatactcaaggccgattggacaacaatcccattcatcgttttgtaggtttcccagtcatccaatgctatggtatcctccatgttcctcgcatcgttccattccggttcctgccagccaatgtatttgactaaaaactcatgtctttcgcctcgtccccaccgtcgaaaacgctcatctagtattcgttcgaccatatattcttcattcccattgatcatttctgcaggaggttggtagtcatctttccgttggctagggaagggatccattgccgctgggcggaggagcgctgtatgaaacacgttgtggattgtgcctggtgtgttgaggcggtaggcgtgggatccaatcttttccaacacagtaaattttgcctgcctgcttcccagtttcttgctagggcgttctgtttgtatattgcgcaggtcaagccagactttctgcccaacctggtattcaggggcgacatctcttcgacgattggcatagtcttcttgtttctgttgggcgacagcaagttctgttgtggcgatgtcaagagctccccttagcttggctgcaattcgttcacctcgttcacgcatggtgcccaggtctggtgctgaaaggttgatttcaacatcctcttctaactgaaagggatcgacgtggtagccgtggtcaaggaagaatggactgacacctgtggaggcagcatcccggctgcatattgcaagctgtgccattggtagcaatgacgcccagttcgattgtgtgtgatcacagaatgagcgcaagaatagttcaatagtagcattcattcgctcagtttggccatcggtttcagcgtggtaggcagttgataattgtcgtttgattcccagtagctcacaaaaacgcttccacatctcattggtgaattgtcttcctctgtctgatacaatactggctggaatgccatgatagccaatgaaactctgaataagcttctgtgctactgtgtaggtgtcgatcttctcacagggtatggggatgacaccttttccaaggcgatcgacaataaccatgatgttttcataaccatttgaagttggtaacttctcgatgaagtcaattgcaatatatctccattttcggtctggaattggtagaggcttcagtaggccttgtcggcggtctctccatacattgttggcactgcatttgtcacagttccgtacaaatcgtctgacatcctcagagattgcaggccagtagacccttcgtgccaggatagcatacattgcgctcctccctggatggcctgtaagtactgagtcatgtgtttcttgtagcaaccttgtcctcagagattcaatgtcagggacccatcgccggcctcggtagcacaagcggttgttcagttcaattgagcattctgagattgaggctttgatccccagttcacatgggaattgaggtgctcccacttgcactgcttctcgtatacgaccgtacttttcatctagtggctctacccgagcccaatgctcatcaagagtcatatccagtagttcttccaacgatggttgctcactattgaggttggtaggttcgttcgcctgttcatatccttgaggtgtgcttggctcgctgttatagggctccgtgccgactggtgctagaaggatccgggacacattgataggatggggttcttcaactagtcctcttttgctgcttccttcaactggtccgtccttgaggatctcaggatcgaatagtcgttgttcgcgatgctttagccgttcatcacccaatgcaggaacatcctgctctcgtcgagacagtgcatcagggcgccctgcgagcttccctggtcggtaatgaagtgtgaagtcatatcggctcaatagatctgcccatctcatctgtctctcattcagtcgtctcatggtagtaaaataacggagattgcgatggtctgtcagtatctggaaatttaccactgatatgagctctgattcccactctttcaatgcgttgatgatcgccaaaagttccttgtcatgaatctggtagttgcactctgcaggagtgtttttcttggaaaagtacgcacaaggtcgtaatacaccatcatcatcatactgtgaaagtacgccaccagtggcccaccctgatgagtcagtctcaacgacagtctcgcggtctggatcaaattgcatgaggatcggtgccgttgtaaacatcctttttaactgttggaagctttcttcgcatttatcatcccacacaaagggtttatctttttgagtcaacgctgttagtggagttgtaagttc from Aspergillus chevalieri M1 DNA, chromosome 2, nearly complete sequence includes:
- a CDS encoding uncharacterized protein (CAZy:GH92;~COG:L;~EggNog:ENOG410PI20;~InterPro:IPR041371,IPR014718,IPR012939,IPR008928, IPR005887;~PFAM:PF17678,PF07971;~SECRETED:SignalP(1-20);~go_function: GO:0030246 - carbohydrate binding [Evidence IEA];~go_process: GO:0005975 - carbohydrate metabolic process [Evidence IEA]); protein product: MAYKSMISTLALFPMTWAAAADLTSHVDPFMGSESGGNNFPGVARPFGMVKLGPDLYDAKSDAYSGYLSTGNFSGFSMMHEQGTGGAPKYGTVAQLPLVGKTIKDPLSNLTVERDGDDQAELGYYKAKTGEGVSVELGASAHAGMYRYGFPEGSQGNNVLVDVAHVLPSFRGQGLGQGYKGGNITVFADGHYEGSGVYDNGWNLSPDWAIYFCGYFDTTITSNKTYVGTDKDGSTEQPSGTASSASTSKRVGAVFSFNESEVTSRVGISWISTAKACRNVQDEIPAKTNFDTVVQDTKSKWNTKVLNKITTTNTNSTSLQLLYTSLYFMHLIPTNQTGENPNWTSNEPYYQDIFTFWDLFRCTTSLLQILQPTAYEEQIRSLIDIYRYEGYLPDARSSNYNGRTQGGSNADNILADAYVKGVRGAVDWEDGYRAMLKDAEVTPANEPVDSMAPDSSTKEGRGALPDWKALGYITPKYSRAVTRAVEYSCNDFGLYQVASGLGKSDDAEKYLNRSRNWRNHFNSGQTSLGFKGFVVPRNSSGFIETDPLNDSGYWSDPYYEASSWAYTWAAVHDMKHMIELMGGRQTVLNRLDTMFTPGADGSDSGMIFDPTNEPMFNIPYLYHYISRPDLSTLRSRRIAKEHYSTGKSGLPGNSDTGAMQSWLLWNMIGLYPITGQTTFLIHAPWFESLAVDLGDGKTLEVTARGGDADGDGEKVYVQGLKVNGERWRRSWVDWSDVFESGGKLEFELGSRAVNWTDGKVPPSPAS